In the Afipia sp. GAS231 genome, ACCGCGGGCGAACGAAGCAAATCTCCGTCTAGCTGAACCTCAGACCGGAACGTAAGTCCGTGCGATTCTGCCTTCTTCATCAACCACAGCAAGGATGCCTGAGGAAGCAAGTCAGTCGGATAGCCTCCTCCGACATTTGCATGAGCACCTGCGAACCAGCGCTGCTCGACTGACGTCAGTGCTCGCCGCGGCGGTCTAATGATGTCGGTCGGGTCCGTACGATGAACGTCCCAAATAGTCGGAGCGAACTTTTTTCGGTGCTCGTCGATGGCTAACGCATGGTATGCGTTGAGGATCGGTAATCGCAACCCTGTTTGCAGATAGTCAAATTTTGAACTGCTGATACCTGTAAAGTCACCTGCTTCGATGCCAATCGACCCAACGGTGTCCCAAACTCCAACGAAGTTCACGTAAGCGAGCTGAGAATATTTCAAAAGCAATCGTTCTTGATCGTCTATCTTCTCAGAGTGTGCAACCTGCATGTCTCTTAGCGTCCAGATGGTTTGCTCATCCACTCGCCTGTAGCGATCAAACAGTTCTGTGACACCTATGGGCGATCCGGCTTTCAAAATACCGTCGATTGCGATCAATCCAGCTAATGCTCTCGCAGTGTAGGCGCCCCGGCTAAAGCCAAAGATGAAGATTTCGTCGCCAGCATTGTAATTCTCAACTAGCCATTCGTAGGCAGAGCGAATGTTCTCATCGAGGCCTTGGCCAAAAGCCCCTCCGATGAAGCCGTTTACGCCCAGCCCATAGTAGATCAGCTGCGGC is a window encoding:
- a CDS encoding DUF2235 domain-containing protein — encoded protein: MTVLRKIWWISHKVLIFIGIAAMIGVGIYIGRPPEKTGNQPDFNGSEQQQKKRLAVFLDGTWNSIGTNTNVWRMRALCASKGSDGTPQLIYYGLGVNGFIGGAFGQGLDENIRSAYEWLVENYNAGDEIFIFGFSRGAYTARALAGLIAIDGILKAGSPIGVTELFDRYRRVDEQTIWTLRDMQVAHSEKIDDQERLLLKYSQLAYVNFVGVWDTVGSIGIEAGDFTGISSSKFDYLQTGLRLPILNAYHALAIDEHRKKFAPTIWDVHRTDPTDIIRPPRRALTSVEQRWFAGAHANVGGGYPTDLLPQASLLWLMKKAESHGLTFRSEVQLDGDLLRSPAVDSYGPFLLGIYKIFEGAYYRPIGQAPQVRDDGAHINVNETIDISVFDRWRKDPSYRPKNLVEWSLRKNVDPAALQTSVRADTPNVQVADQ